One genomic window of Microbacterium sp. BH-3-3-3 includes the following:
- a CDS encoding epoxide hydrolase family protein — protein MVSVTPFRISVPEHDLVDLRERLRRSRLLPDSPGRPASGMTADYLAELVESWADFDWRAREEWLNAHPQVLVDVEGATLHAVHLRAPDPEAPALLVMHGWPHTFALQLDFAERLQSRMHVVVVSLPGFGFSTPYREGPMTDERLVRSVHELMTEHLGYETYVTYGEDVSASINDLLAVRYPNQVTGIIATHPHFAAPSDATLSAVPEVQAFRAHLERERASGGAYSHAQATRPDTLAVGLNDSPAALLAWIVEKFVEWADVDTDDPRSLETRISRERILTEVTLYWVTQTIATSFRPYFDHHSADAEPAATTTVPAAVFIQRHEADYPEVMARAFYRDLRVFERLSEGGHFTAAEVPEALAQRVGDFVESLTI, from the coding sequence ATGGTCAGCGTCACACCCTTTCGAATCTCCGTTCCCGAGCACGACCTCGTCGACCTCCGAGAGCGTCTGCGCCGTTCCCGGCTGCTCCCGGATTCCCCGGGCCGACCGGCCTCGGGCATGACGGCCGACTACCTCGCCGAGCTGGTGGAGTCCTGGGCCGACTTCGACTGGCGCGCCCGCGAGGAGTGGCTGAACGCGCACCCGCAGGTGCTCGTCGACGTCGAGGGGGCGACGCTGCACGCCGTCCACCTCCGCGCGCCCGACCCCGAGGCGCCGGCCCTGCTCGTCATGCACGGGTGGCCGCACACCTTCGCCCTGCAGCTCGATTTCGCGGAACGCTTGCAGTCTCGCATGCATGTCGTGGTCGTCAGCCTGCCCGGGTTCGGTTTCTCGACGCCCTATCGGGAGGGGCCGATGACCGATGAACGGCTGGTGCGGTCCGTGCACGAACTCATGACCGAGCATCTCGGATACGAGACGTACGTCACCTACGGCGAAGACGTCTCGGCGTCGATCAACGACCTTCTGGCGGTGCGGTATCCGAATCAGGTGACCGGCATCATCGCGACGCACCCCCACTTCGCCGCCCCGAGTGACGCGACCCTGTCCGCGGTCCCCGAGGTGCAGGCGTTCCGCGCTCACCTGGAGCGCGAGCGCGCATCGGGCGGTGCGTACAGCCACGCGCAGGCGACACGGCCCGACACCCTGGCGGTCGGACTGAACGACTCGCCCGCAGCGCTGCTGGCGTGGATCGTCGAGAAGTTCGTCGAGTGGGCCGACGTCGACACCGATGATCCGCGCTCGCTCGAGACGCGCATCTCCCGCGAGAGGATCCTCACCGAGGTGACCCTGTACTGGGTCACGCAGACGATCGCGACGTCGTTCCGGCCCTACTTCGACCATCACTCCGCCGACGCCGAGCCCGCCGCGACGACGACCGTGCCGGCTGCGGTCTTCATCCAGCGCCATGAGGCCGACTACCCCGAGGTGATGGCTCGGGCGTTCTACCGCGACCTGCGGGTGTTCGAGCGGCTGTCCGAAGGCGGTCATTTCACCGCGGCCGAGGTGCCGGAGGCGTTGGCGCAGCGCGTCGGCGACTTCGTCGAGTCGCTCACCATCTGA
- a CDS encoding M3 family metallopeptidase, with product MTDAVTNPLLSPPALPYDLPPYGSIRAEHYLPAFRAAFDAHRAEVDAITAQTDAPTFENTLLALERSGDLLDRVARAFYTVSSADGTPEIQAAEEELAPLLAAHGDAIQLDAALFARIAAVHSSLDDLELDAESRYLVERHHREMALAGAGLDDAQKAQLTDLNQRLSVLTTAFEKNLLADTNDLAVVFDDVAELDGLGAGELSAAAQAATARGLEGRYVVTLTLYTGHPYLASLTNRESRRRLLEASRSRGTRGNAHDNRAVLRDIVRLRAERAALLGYPSHAAAILADQTAGSPTAVHELLRRLAAPAAANARAEQAALQRIADADDIEIEAHDWAFFTERVRAAEYDLDRAALRPWFEAERVLRDGVFFAAEQLYGIRVSERHDLQGYHPDVRVFEVHNADGSELGLFLLDLYTRDTKRGGAWMNSIVTQSALRGTAPVVVNNLNVNKPAPGTPTLLTLDEVITLFHEFGHALHGLFATVTYPHFAGTAVHRDFVEFPSQVNEMWILWPEILTNYARHIDTDEALPADVVERLHASEAFNQGFATSEYLAASWIDQAWHGLSVDEAAAEIDVAEFEAAALADMGLDIPAVPTRYSSTYFAHVFSGGYSAGYYSYIWSEVLDADTVEWFRANGGLRRENGDRFRQRLLGVGGSGDPLAAYRDFRGRDADIQPLLERRGLTG from the coding sequence ATGACGGATGCCGTGACCAATCCCCTCCTCTCACCGCCCGCCCTCCCCTACGACCTGCCGCCCTACGGCAGCATCCGCGCCGAGCACTACCTCCCCGCGTTCCGCGCGGCGTTCGACGCGCACCGGGCCGAGGTCGACGCCATCACGGCGCAGACCGATGCTCCGACGTTCGAGAACACGCTTCTGGCGCTCGAGCGCAGCGGTGACCTGCTCGACCGCGTCGCGAGGGCGTTCTACACCGTGTCGTCGGCCGACGGAACGCCCGAGATCCAGGCCGCAGAGGAAGAACTCGCGCCGCTCCTGGCCGCGCACGGCGACGCCATTCAGCTCGACGCGGCCCTGTTCGCCCGCATCGCGGCGGTGCACTCCTCCCTCGACGACCTGGAGTTGGATGCCGAAAGCCGGTACCTCGTCGAACGCCACCACCGCGAGATGGCCCTCGCCGGCGCCGGTCTCGACGACGCGCAGAAGGCCCAGCTGACCGACCTCAACCAGCGGCTGTCGGTGCTCACCACCGCGTTCGAGAAGAACCTGCTCGCCGACACGAACGACCTCGCGGTCGTCTTCGACGACGTCGCCGAACTCGACGGTCTCGGCGCCGGCGAACTGTCGGCCGCAGCCCAGGCGGCGACCGCCCGCGGTCTCGAGGGCCGCTACGTCGTCACCCTCACCCTGTACACCGGTCACCCCTACCTGGCGTCGCTCACCAACCGTGAGAGTCGCCGACGCCTGCTCGAGGCCTCCCGCTCGCGCGGGACCCGCGGCAACGCGCACGACAACCGGGCGGTGCTGCGCGACATCGTGCGGCTGCGCGCCGAGCGTGCCGCCCTGCTGGGGTACCCGTCGCACGCCGCGGCCATCCTCGCCGACCAGACGGCCGGCTCCCCCACCGCCGTGCACGAGCTGCTGCGCCGCCTGGCTGCCCCCGCCGCGGCGAACGCCCGCGCCGAGCAGGCCGCGCTCCAGCGCATCGCCGACGCCGACGACATCGAGATCGAGGCGCACGACTGGGCGTTCTTCACCGAGAGGGTTCGGGCAGCCGAGTACGACCTCGATCGTGCGGCACTCCGGCCCTGGTTCGAGGCGGAGCGCGTGCTGCGCGACGGCGTGTTCTTCGCCGCGGAGCAGCTGTACGGCATCCGCGTGAGCGAGCGACACGACCTGCAGGGCTATCACCCCGACGTGCGCGTGTTCGAGGTGCACAACGCCGACGGCAGCGAGCTGGGCCTGTTCCTGCTCGACCTGTACACCCGCGACACCAAGCGGGGCGGCGCGTGGATGAACTCGATCGTCACGCAGTCGGCGCTGCGTGGCACCGCGCCCGTGGTGGTGAACAACCTCAACGTCAACAAGCCCGCGCCGGGTACGCCGACGCTGCTGACCCTCGACGAGGTCATCACGCTGTTCCATGAGTTCGGCCACGCTCTGCACGGGCTCTTCGCGACGGTCACGTACCCGCACTTCGCCGGTACCGCCGTGCACCGCGACTTCGTGGAGTTCCCCAGCCAGGTGAACGAGATGTGGATCCTCTGGCCCGAGATCCTGACGAACTACGCCCGCCACATCGACACCGACGAGGCCCTCCCCGCTGACGTTGTCGAGCGCCTGCACGCGTCGGAGGCGTTCAACCAGGGCTTCGCCACGAGCGAGTACCTGGCGGCTTCGTGGATCGACCAGGCCTGGCACGGCCTGTCCGTCGACGAGGCGGCGGCCGAGATCGACGTCGCCGAGTTCGAGGCCGCCGCCCTGGCGGACATGGGCCTGGACATCCCGGCGGTGCCGACCCGGTACTCGTCGACGTACTTCGCCCACGTGTTCTCGGGCGGGTACAGCGCGGGCTACTACTCGTACATCTGGAGCGAGGTGCTCGACGCCGACACGGTCGAGTGGTTCCGCGCCAACGGAGGCTTGCGCCGCGAGAACGGCGATCGGTTCCGGCAGCGCCTGCTCGGCGTCGGCGGCTCGGGCGATCCGCTGGCGGCCTACCGCGACTTCCGCGGGCGCGACGCCGACATCCAGCCGCTGCTGGAGCGCCGCGGTCTCACGGGCTAA
- a CDS encoding helix-turn-helix domain-containing protein, with product MTEQNRPRERVLDAGALRALAHPLRVRLFDLLSQYGAQTASGLATLTGESTGATSYHLRALARHDLIREVEGRGTARERWWERPVGAITLTNPELAETPAGRAVQEAVASETLTLRQQQLMRFVRDGWEEAPDWRDATLIATASARLTSAQMADLSARLQAVIDETTERYRDQTGDDVRVVTMRADVFPLPADGVAS from the coding sequence ATGACCGAGCAGAACCGACCCCGGGAACGCGTCCTCGACGCCGGTGCCCTCCGCGCGCTCGCCCACCCGCTTCGCGTCCGCCTGTTCGACCTGCTCAGCCAGTACGGTGCCCAGACGGCGAGCGGCCTCGCGACGCTCACGGGGGAGTCCACGGGCGCGACGAGCTACCACCTGCGTGCGCTCGCGCGCCACGACCTCATCCGCGAGGTCGAGGGGCGCGGCACCGCTCGCGAGCGCTGGTGGGAACGCCCGGTGGGTGCGATCACGCTCACCAACCCCGAGCTGGCCGAGACCCCGGCCGGTCGTGCGGTGCAGGAGGCCGTCGCGAGCGAGACCCTCACCCTGCGGCAGCAGCAGCTCATGCGCTTCGTGCGCGACGGCTGGGAAGAAGCACCCGACTGGCGCGATGCCACGCTCATCGCCACCGCCAGCGCCCGACTGACGTCGGCGCAGATGGCCGACCTCAGCGCACGCCTGCAGGCGGTGATCGACGAGACGACCGAGCGGTACCGCGATCAGACCGGAGACGACGTCCGCGTGGTGACGATGCGCGCCGACGTCTTCCCTCTTCCCGCCGACGGAGTCGCCTCATGA
- the valS gene encoding valine--tRNA ligase: MATIPDKPALEGLEQKWDAAWKERGTYVFDRLRAAESGRQGVYSVDTPPPTASGSLHIGHVFSFTHTDVKVRFERMRGKTVFYPMGWDDNGLPTERRVQNYYGVRCDPSLPYDADFTPPFAGGDNKSSKAADQVPISRRNFIQLCEQLTIEDEKQFEELFRELGLSVDWTQTYRTISDDSIRTSQLAFLRNIERGEAYQSMAPTLWDVDFRSAIAQAELEDRDQPAAYHRVGFAKTDGSGDVFIETTRPELLAACVALVANPDDERYQPLFGTTVRTPLFHVEVPVLAHPLAQKDKGSGIAMICTFGDVTDIIWWRELDLPNRTIIGKDGRIVADAPDVIVTDAAKAAYGELAGKTVFSAKKRIVELLQEAGAMEGAPKPFTHPVKFFEKGDRPLEIVSTRQWYIRNGARDAELRERLVSLGREMSWHPDFMRVRFENWTNGLTGDWLVSRQRFFGVPIPVWYALDENGERDYARVLTPDLAALPVDPTVDVPPGYTEDQRGVAGGFDPELDILDTWATSSLTPQLAGGWQRDEELWNLVAPFDLRPQGQDIIRTWLFSTMLRSALEDDRSPWSDAAISGFIVDPDRKKMSKSKGNVVTPADILKQHGSDAVRYWSASSRLGTDAAFDPQNPTQVKIGRRLAIKLLNAAKFVLSFPVPEGAEVTHDLDASMLATLDAVIRDATAAFEAYDHARALEITESFFWTFCDDYLELVKERAYDQSDVGQASAALALRTALSALVRLFAPVLSFAAEETWSWFEEGSVHTAAWPEPLGIDGDPAVLTAVSAALIGIRRAKTEAKASQKTPVTSLTVSGPNVEALRLAEGDLRAVGRIETISFVGAETTTVTDIVFAPQED; this comes from the coding sequence ATGGCCACGATTCCCGACAAGCCCGCCCTGGAAGGCCTCGAGCAGAAGTGGGACGCCGCGTGGAAAGAACGCGGCACATACGTCTTCGACCGCCTGCGCGCCGCCGAGAGCGGCCGGCAGGGCGTCTACTCGGTCGACACCCCGCCGCCGACGGCATCCGGGAGCCTGCACATCGGCCACGTGTTCTCGTTCACGCACACCGACGTGAAGGTGCGCTTCGAGCGCATGCGCGGCAAGACCGTGTTCTACCCGATGGGCTGGGACGACAACGGCCTGCCCACCGAGCGCCGTGTGCAGAACTACTACGGCGTGCGCTGCGACCCCTCGCTCCCCTACGACGCCGACTTCACCCCGCCGTTCGCCGGCGGCGACAACAAGAGCAGCAAGGCCGCCGACCAGGTGCCGATCAGCCGCCGCAACTTCATCCAACTCTGCGAGCAGCTCACGATCGAGGATGAGAAGCAGTTCGAAGAGCTCTTCCGCGAGCTGGGACTCAGCGTCGACTGGACGCAGACCTACCGCACCATCTCCGACGACTCGATCCGCACGAGCCAGCTGGCGTTCCTGCGCAACATCGAGCGCGGCGAGGCGTATCAGTCGATGGCGCCGACCCTGTGGGACGTCGATTTCCGCTCGGCCATCGCCCAGGCCGAGCTCGAAGACCGCGACCAGCCCGCCGCCTACCACCGCGTGGGCTTCGCGAAGACCGACGGCTCCGGCGACGTGTTCATCGAGACCACCCGCCCCGAGCTGCTCGCCGCGTGCGTCGCTCTCGTGGCCAACCCCGACGACGAGCGCTACCAGCCCCTCTTCGGCACGACCGTGCGCACCCCGCTCTTCCACGTCGAGGTGCCGGTGCTCGCGCACCCGCTCGCGCAGAAGGACAAGGGCTCGGGCATCGCCATGATCTGCACCTTCGGCGACGTGACCGACATCATCTGGTGGCGAGAGCTCGACCTGCCGAACCGCACGATCATCGGTAAGGACGGACGCATCGTCGCCGACGCCCCCGACGTGATCGTGACGGATGCCGCGAAGGCGGCGTACGGCGAACTCGCCGGCAAGACGGTCTTCAGCGCCAAGAAGCGCATCGTCGAGCTGCTGCAGGAGGCAGGCGCCATGGAGGGCGCCCCGAAGCCCTTCACCCACCCCGTCAAGTTCTTCGAGAAGGGCGACCGCCCGCTCGAGATCGTCTCGACGCGCCAGTGGTACATCCGCAACGGAGCGCGGGATGCCGAGCTACGCGAGCGTCTCGTCTCGCTGGGGCGCGAGATGTCGTGGCATCCCGACTTCATGCGCGTGCGCTTCGAGAACTGGACCAACGGCCTCACCGGCGACTGGCTCGTCTCGCGCCAGCGCTTCTTCGGGGTGCCGATCCCCGTCTGGTACGCGCTGGATGAGAACGGGGAGCGCGACTACGCGCGCGTGCTGACCCCCGACCTCGCCGCCCTCCCGGTCGACCCGACGGTCGATGTGCCCCCGGGGTACACCGAGGACCAGCGTGGAGTGGCCGGCGGCTTCGACCCCGAGCTCGACATCCTCGACACGTGGGCGACGTCGTCGCTCACCCCGCAGCTGGCCGGTGGCTGGCAGCGCGACGAGGAGCTGTGGAACCTCGTCGCACCGTTCGACCTGCGACCGCAGGGTCAGGACATCATCCGCACCTGGCTCTTCTCGACGATGCTGCGCAGCGCCCTCGAAGACGACCGGAGCCCCTGGTCGGATGCCGCGATCTCGGGCTTCATCGTCGACCCCGACCGCAAGAAGATGTCGAAGTCGAAGGGCAACGTCGTCACTCCCGCCGACATCCTGAAGCAGCACGGCTCCGACGCCGTGCGCTACTGGTCGGCGTCGAGCCGCCTGGGCACCGATGCCGCCTTCGACCCGCAGAACCCGACGCAGGTGAAGATCGGTCGGCGCCTGGCGATCAAGCTGCTGAACGCGGCGAAGTTCGTGCTGTCCTTCCCCGTGCCCGAGGGCGCCGAGGTCACGCACGACCTCGACGCGTCGATGCTCGCGACCCTGGATGCCGTGATTCGAGACGCCACCGCCGCCTTCGAGGCGTACGACCACGCGCGGGCGCTGGAGATCACCGAGTCGTTCTTCTGGACGTTCTGCGACGACTACCTCGAGCTGGTCAAGGAACGCGCGTACGACCAGTCCGACGTGGGTCAGGCGTCGGCAGCGCTCGCGCTGCGCACGGCCCTGTCGGCGCTCGTGCGCCTGTTCGCCCCGGTGCTGTCGTTCGCGGCCGAAGAGACGTGGTCGTGGTTCGAAGAGGGTTCGGTGCACACCGCCGCGTGGCCGGAGCCGCTCGGCATCGACGGCGACCCCGCCGTGCTCACCGCCGTCAGCGCCGCGCTCATCGGCATCCGTCGTGCCAAGACCGAGGCCAAGGCTTCGCAGAAGACGCCGGTCACCTCGCTCACCGTCTCGGGTCCGAACGTCGAGGCCCTGCGTCTGGCCGAGGGCGATCTGCGCGCCGTGGGCCGCATCGAGACCATCTCTTTCGTCGGGGCCGAGACCACCACGGTCACCGACATCGTGTTCGCACCCCAGGAGGACTGA
- a CDS encoding type IV toxin-antitoxin system AbiEi family antitoxin domain-containing protein, producing the protein MRPPPTLPITDRASQLGGVVRATSLLEQGYSKHRLARAVEEGALVRVRRNWLALPGADPHLVAAARTGVVLSCITAAERAKLWVAERPGTPHVAYPGSGRVHGPTAVVHWQRPVVPRHPDVLEDGTENVLMTVAACQPYEVARAVWDSALNNRLVDAQTLRRLPWTGAARRFAAEATPWADSGLETIFVVRLRWLDLPIRAQIWIAGHRVDVLIGERLVVQIDGAHHVGPQRTSDISHDAELMLMGYHVIRVGYAQVMHRWEEVQEQIMRAVAQGLHRA; encoded by the coding sequence ATGCGCCCTCCGCCCACCCTGCCCATCACCGATCGTGCGTCACAACTCGGCGGCGTGGTCCGCGCAACGAGCCTTCTCGAACAGGGGTACAGCAAACACCGGCTGGCTCGGGCGGTCGAGGAAGGGGCGCTCGTTCGGGTGCGGCGAAACTGGTTGGCGTTGCCCGGAGCCGATCCCCACCTCGTCGCAGCGGCCAGGACAGGAGTCGTCCTGTCGTGCATCACGGCGGCTGAACGCGCGAAGCTGTGGGTCGCCGAGCGACCCGGGACTCCGCACGTGGCCTACCCGGGATCGGGTCGGGTACATGGGCCCACGGCCGTCGTGCACTGGCAGCGGCCGGTGGTGCCACGGCATCCGGACGTGCTGGAAGACGGTACCGAGAACGTGCTGATGACGGTCGCCGCGTGCCAGCCCTACGAAGTCGCTCGAGCCGTATGGGATTCGGCGCTGAACAATCGTCTCGTCGATGCGCAGACTCTGCGGCGCCTTCCCTGGACGGGAGCTGCTCGGCGCTTCGCCGCGGAGGCGACACCATGGGCCGACTCCGGGCTCGAGACGATCTTCGTCGTGCGCCTTCGTTGGCTGGACCTGCCGATCCGCGCGCAGATATGGATCGCCGGCCATCGGGTCGACGTGCTCATCGGCGAGCGGCTGGTCGTGCAGATCGACGGCGCGCACCATGTCGGCCCTCAGCGGACATCAGACATCAGCCACGACGCTGAGCTCATGTTGATGGGGTATCACGTCATCCGGGTCGGGTACGCCCAGGTCATGCACCGCTGGGAAGAGGTGCAGGAACAGATCATGCGGGCGGTTGCGCAGGGGCTGCACAGGGCGTGA
- a CDS encoding ABC transporter substrate-binding protein: MSSLPSRGPLSRRVLSAVAVAAVAALSLSACSGSDPGASGDGEIVWAIEGANLSAGHMDPQTSQLDVSAMVQRAVLDSLVFQEADGSFSPWLAESWDVEDGGASYLFRLRTDVTFHDGTPFDAAAVKANFDRIVDPDTASAQAASMLGGDLYAGTDVVDEHTVRVRFSQPYAPFLQAASTALLGFYSPAVLETKADQLKAGGPGVTVGTGPFELTEYTPDQDIVYTRNDDYTWGPDGGGKAAFETLRVDILPEASVRVGALSSGQADVVTNLPPNLVSQVPADDTVESIEYPGLPYSLFLNEKYGVFADEKVRQAFTRAIDVDTAVQEIFFGQYPRAWSILGSTTPGYDASLENSWPFDAAAAGALLDEAGWTGRDADGIRTKDGQRLTARWIAWTPVPDDRAALANAVQSDLKAVGFDLQREVLEPGAYNEQYGPKTYDVTDWGFSGVDADLLRSHLATDGFQNASQVSDPTVDALLAEGASTTDPTARAEIYAQVQQWNAQHAAIVPLYSPALISAVRPDVTGLTFDLYGRPLFATAAVG, from the coding sequence ATGTCTTCTCTGCCGTCCCGCGGGCCGCTCTCCCGTCGCGTGCTGTCGGCGGTCGCCGTCGCCGCGGTCGCCGCCCTTTCCCTGTCGGCGTGCTCCGGCTCCGACCCGGGCGCCTCGGGCGACGGCGAGATCGTCTGGGCGATCGAGGGCGCGAACCTCTCGGCCGGGCACATGGACCCGCAGACGAGCCAGCTCGACGTGTCGGCCATGGTGCAGCGCGCGGTGCTCGATTCGCTCGTGTTCCAGGAGGCCGACGGTTCGTTCTCGCCGTGGCTCGCCGAGTCGTGGGACGTCGAAGATGGCGGCGCGAGCTACCTCTTCCGCCTCCGCACCGACGTCACCTTCCACGACGGCACGCCCTTCGACGCGGCGGCCGTGAAGGCGAACTTCGACCGCATCGTCGATCCCGACACGGCGTCGGCGCAGGCGGCATCCATGCTCGGCGGCGACCTGTACGCCGGCACCGACGTGGTCGACGAGCACACGGTGCGCGTGCGTTTCTCGCAGCCCTACGCCCCGTTCCTGCAGGCCGCGAGCACGGCGCTGCTCGGGTTCTACTCCCCGGCCGTGCTCGAGACGAAGGCCGACCAGCTCAAGGCCGGCGGCCCCGGCGTCACGGTCGGCACCGGCCCCTTCGAGCTCACCGAGTACACGCCCGATCAGGACATCGTGTACACCCGCAACGACGACTACACGTGGGGCCCCGACGGGGGCGGCAAGGCCGCGTTCGAGACCCTGCGCGTCGACATCCTGCCCGAGGCCTCGGTGCGCGTCGGCGCGCTGTCGAGCGGCCAGGCCGACGTCGTGACCAACCTGCCCCCGAACCTCGTCAGCCAGGTCCCGGCCGACGACACCGTGGAGTCGATCGAGTACCCCGGCCTGCCCTACTCGCTGTTCCTCAACGAGAAGTACGGCGTCTTCGCCGACGAGAAGGTGCGCCAGGCCTTCACGCGGGCCATCGACGTCGACACCGCCGTGCAGGAGATCTTCTTCGGCCAGTACCCGCGCGCCTGGAGCATCCTCGGCTCCACGACCCCCGGCTACGACGCGAGCCTCGAGAACTCGTGGCCCTTCGACGCGGCAGCCGCGGGCGCCCTGCTCGACGAGGCCGGATGGACCGGACGGGATGCCGACGGCATCCGCACCAAGGACGGCCAGCGCCTCACGGCCCGCTGGATCGCCTGGACCCCCGTGCCCGACGACCGCGCCGCACTCGCCAACGCCGTGCAGAGCGACCTCAAGGCGGTCGGATTCGACCTGCAGCGCGAGGTGCTGGAGCCCGGTGCGTACAACGAGCAGTACGGCCCGAAGACCTACGACGTCACCGACTGGGGCTTCTCGGGCGTCGACGCCGATCTGCTGCGCAGCCATCTCGCCACCGACGGCTTCCAGAACGCCTCGCAGGTGAGCGACCCCACCGTCGACGCGCTGCTCGCCGAGGGCGCGTCGACCACCGACCCCACCGCGCGCGCCGAGATCTACGCCCAGGTGCAGCAGTGGAACGCCCAGCACGCCGCGATCGTGCCCCTGTACAGCCCCGCGCTCATCAGCGCCGTCCGTCCCGACGTGACCGGCCTGACGTTCGACCTCTACGGTCGGCCGCTGTTCGCCACGGCCGCCGTCGGCTGA
- a CDS encoding ABC transporter permease — MPRSRSRALVRRIGGIVASVVVVLWGAATLAFVAFRIIPGDPVDVMLGPQAQVSDAVKDGIRSELGLDRPVFEQYGAFLGRLLRGDLGESYQLRQPVTEVIGRQLGPTLQLSALALVIAVLLALASALLVRGRTGRALASGIELVVLSSPVFWTGLVLLSVFSFQLGWFPVSGARDAAALVLPAVTLALPVAALLSQVLRDGVESAEREPFLTTVRARGATPLRESVHHTLRHASVGGVTLAAYLVGSLLGGAVLVETVFARPGIGRVTLTAITDRDLPVITGVILLSALVFVVVNTVVDLVVPVLDPRMRRADAALRARVGVPG; from the coding sequence ATGCCACGATCTCGCTCGCGCGCCCTGGTGAGGCGCATCGGCGGGATCGTGGCATCCGTCGTCGTGGTGCTGTGGGGGGCCGCGACGCTGGCGTTCGTGGCGTTCCGCATCATCCCCGGCGATCCGGTCGACGTCATGCTCGGCCCGCAGGCGCAGGTGAGCGACGCGGTGAAGGACGGGATCCGCAGCGAGCTGGGCCTCGACCGCCCGGTCTTCGAGCAGTACGGCGCCTTCCTCGGCCGGCTGCTGCGCGGCGACCTGGGGGAGTCGTACCAGTTGCGCCAGCCCGTGACCGAGGTGATCGGGCGTCAGCTCGGACCCACGCTGCAGCTCTCGGCCCTCGCACTCGTGATCGCGGTGCTGCTGGCCCTGGCCAGCGCCCTGCTCGTGCGCGGGCGGACGGGCCGCGCACTGGCATCCGGGATCGAACTCGTCGTGCTCTCCTCGCCGGTGTTCTGGACGGGACTCGTGCTGCTGTCGGTGTTCTCCTTCCAGCTGGGGTGGTTCCCGGTGTCGGGGGCGAGGGATGCCGCGGCCCTCGTGCTGCCCGCGGTGACCCTCGCGCTGCCGGTCGCCGCGCTGCTGTCGCAGGTGCTGCGTGACGGCGTGGAGTCGGCCGAACGGGAACCGTTCCTCACGACCGTCCGTGCCCGCGGGGCGACGCCGCTGCGCGAGAGCGTGCACCACACCCTGCGCCACGCGAGCGTCGGCGGCGTGACGCTCGCGGCCTACCTCGTCGGCTCGCTGCTGGGGGGTGCGGTGCTGGTCGAGACGGTGTTCGCGCGTCCCGGAATCGGCCGCGTGACCCTCACCGCGATCACCGATCGCGACCTGCCCGTCATCACGGGAGTCATCCTGCTGAGCGCCCTCGTCTTCGTCGTCGTGAACACGGTGGTCGACCTCGTCGTGCCCGTGCTCGACCCGAGGATGCGGCGGGCCGACGCCGCCCTGCGCGCCCGGGTGGGGGTTCCGGGGTGA
- a CDS encoding ABC transporter permease, with translation MALSTAGAVLAVVAVAAFAPGLLATHDPLLTDVRAALQPPSSAHWFGTDQSGRDVYSRVVFGAGRSVGIGLLATGLALVVGVIVGSLSAVAPRLVDAAAMRVVDVLLAFPEFLVALLVVAVLGPGPVNVAVAVTIAAVPVYVRLARAQTRTSAAAEHVEAARIVGVPAVTVHVRHVLPGVLGAVSVLGTIGIGTSILAAAGLSFLGLGPTEPTPEWGLMLSAGRNLLLQAPWVAVFPGLAITATVVSVSVVGRILRARAEERGV, from the coding sequence GTGGCGCTGAGCACGGCGGGCGCCGTTCTCGCCGTCGTCGCCGTCGCCGCCTTCGCGCCGGGGCTGCTGGCCACTCACGACCCGCTGCTGACCGACGTGCGGGCGGCGCTCCAGCCGCCGAGCAGCGCCCACTGGTTCGGCACCGACCAGAGCGGACGCGACGTCTACTCGCGCGTGGTCTTCGGCGCGGGCCGCTCGGTGGGCATCGGACTGCTCGCGACGGGGCTCGCGCTGGTCGTGGGCGTGATCGTCGGGTCGCTGTCGGCGGTGGCTCCACGCCTGGTCGACGCCGCGGCGATGCGCGTCGTCGATGTGCTGCTGGCGTTCCCCGAGTTCCTCGTGGCGCTGCTGGTCGTCGCCGTTCTCGGTCCCGGCCCGGTCAACGTCGCGGTGGCCGTCACGATCGCCGCCGTCCCCGTGTACGTGCGCCTGGCGCGTGCGCAGACGCGCACCTCGGCCGCCGCCGAGCACGTCGAAGCGGCGCGCATCGTGGGGGTTCCGGCGGTCACCGTGCACGTGCGGCACGTGCTGCCGGGAGTGCTGGGCGCGGTGAGCGTGCTGGGCACCATCGGCATCGGCACGAGCATCCTCGCCGCCGCCGGCTTGAGCTTCCTGGGCCTCGGACCGACCGAACCGACACCGGAGTGGGGGCTCATGCTCTCGGCCGGGCGCAACCTGCTGCTGCAGGCGCCCTGGGTCGCCGTGTTCCCGGGCCTCGCGATCACCGCGACGGTGGTCAGCGTGAGCGTCGTCGGTCGTATCCTGCGGGCGCGGGCCGAGGAGCGCGGCGTATGA